The genomic region CCGTTTGTCATTAGGGGCAAAACATTTTAGGGTTGAAGTGCAAACTACTCCATAATTAATGAAATAAGATATAGAGggcaaaaatcaaaaaatttaacTACAAATCGTGAGTTTTCTATTACTGTATCATTCAAGGGGGTGACTACTGGCTGCCTCTGCTAGCCCCCCAAATGATCTACTATTGGACTGGTGAACGACTTCTCATAATCATCAAActatttgtaattttttttatatatatagtgGACTTCCAGctattttgctcttttcattGAGAGATTTGTAGCATTTTTAAAATAATGCTATCTATTTCATGATGAAATTAATCTACTAAAGAGAGATGTTTTTTTTTCTGCAGGTCTTGTGTAGTTGTAATAACTTGGCAGTAATTATGATGATGACAACGTCCTTGCCTGCCCTTGAATCATGCCTCAACGATGTACTATTTTGCTCTCTTGGCCTTCGTTGATGATTTTATGAGCTTTAGAACTTGCTACACGATATTTAGTTTCACTGCTCTTATTTTTGTTTTGCTTGTATTGCAAATCCAGGAGTGCAAGGCTAATGGTGCAGGCAAAGAAAATTATGATCGTTTGAGCGAGCTTTCCGAGGATATTCTGCTGTCAATAGTTTCGTCTTTTACAATGAAGGAAGTCGCAAGACTTAGTCTTGTTTCGCGTCGATGGGAATATATATGGCACTGTTTTCCACACTTGATATTTGAAGATCCTCGAGCTATGGATAATATTCGGAGAAATTGGAAAGCGATTGTTGTAGAAAGACCTGACTTTGTGAGGATGGTTGATCGTGTTGTTGAAGAGCATTTGGGGACGGCTATAGATGAACTTAGAATCACTTTTGATTTGGATAAAAAATGGCAATCTTATGTCGATAAGTGGGCAGCTTTTGCACTGGATAAACAAGTCAAAAGGCTTGAGTTCAATTTTACATCACCCTGGCGATACGGACGCATACGTTATGGCAATGGCATTGTTTTGCCTATGTGTGACGAGCCGCTTGATTTGCCTCCTAAGTTTACAGGCTTCAAGTCTTTTCTGACATCTCTATGCCTTAAATACGTCAATGTCACAGATGAATTCATGGATTATGTGTCTCATTCATGCCCTTCCCTGGAGAACTTGTGCATTGTGGGATCGAAATATCTTACAAGAATGTCTGGTGCATTTGATCAAGTAAAACATTTGGAGGTTACTCTTTGCCGCAATATGAAAACAATTGATATTTCTGCCCGAACGCTCCGCTCTTTCACAATGTATAGTCAGCATATACAGCCACGGATGGCCCATGCTTCCTCCCTCGTTGAGGTGTCAATTGGCGGCTACGATGACTTTTATGCTGTTACCTATGCTATTGACTCCCTTGCACTATATCTCTCCCAGTTGTTATATCTAAATTTGAGGATATCCAAGGTTTGTGTGGTTGTTTAATTGTGAAAATATGAAATGTAGTCTCAGATTCTGTGAATAAACTTCTAGGTTTGAGTGTCCGTCCTCTTAActatttattgtcttattttatcacACAGAAGATGATTTTGGGGATTGATCATTCTGCTGCTATGCCAAAACTTCAACATCTAGAATTGCAAGTCGTGGCATACGGGAACCAAAGCTTGCGAGGGTGGATTCCCTTGATTCTGGCATGTCCTCTTCTGCAGAAGCTGACATTGAAGGCAGACACCCCGCCCTTTTAGTCACACTTATGTTGGTTGCCTTATGTTATTTTCATCTTTTAGATAGTGTATTGTGTGTATTTGAACTCATTTCTCCTCTTTGTAATCGCAGTTGAATCGTATTACAAAAAAATTCGATCAGCCTGTATACAAGTGGCCTGGCCTCCCCCTCAAATGCTTGAAGACATTGGAGATTGTTGGTTATGTGGGACAAACAATCGACCTTGGACTTGCATTCTTTGTGCTAGAGAATGCTAGTATGCTTGAAGAGGTAATTGTTACCTTTGTGCCTCGCAATTATAAGACGTATGACATTGATGCGCGAGAACGACTTGTAAAGCTCCAGGACAAGATACCGCAAGGCGTAAAGTTAACAACCGTGAATTAGTTTTGTTGTCACGTTTTACCTATGATGCCGATTTGTAATTTGTGATgtcagtgtgtgtgtgtgtgtgtgacggtcttTGTGTAGGTAAACTTATTTAAATCAAATTGTCGCTTTTTCAATTTGTTATGTAATCGCGACATTCAGAATGTTATTAATATACTCGTATTATTTGAAAAATCTTACTCTTGAACAAGGCCGCTATGGAAACTTACCTTAACGATCTTTGATACACATGAATAATGCAGTATGAATTTTAAAGATCTTTACAAGTTTTGTGTCTCAGTTGCAATTAAAACCATTGAGACacaaatacaaaattaaaatGTTGTACGAATTTTACTTTGGTTCGGTATTCACAATGTATTTGAATTGATTCCAACTTATGGTTTGTATGGAAAAACAATGAATTTCAACATTCGGTCATGGAGCAAACCTCAAGACATAACGGTTGTCCATGGATGAAAGTTGAAATTCAACTTCGACTATAGAGCCTCGTTGAATTCCAATGTTTGCACCATGGATGAAAGTTTAATTTCAACTTTTCGACCATGGTCGGCCAATCTCCACCACGACAACAGCGCACTACAGtcgacaacaacaatcaacaacaataactacttgaccaacaacaataaacaacaaaTAATCGACAAAAGATAAATAATTGAAGCATTCAAAATTCCGGGTGAAATCGAAAACGAAATACATGAATTAAAAACTAACTACTAACTACTATTAAAGGTATACACATTAATTTTACAATAAAGGGGTTTTTTtttcaaacacaacctttaaaatttttttttttccaaacaccaatttaaaaaaaaaagtttgtaaaaaacaacctttaataaattttttgttgtcaaacacgactttttggctgaaggacttaacattttgcaatggggtaactttcaatcgatgtttgggataacaaacgatgtcggtttgaggtgttcttggactcgttggaaaggtgaaAATACAAGCTTTCCATGGGTTACCAACACGATGGTCAAAagtggccttatgtggggtctattattatgtaaagtaaggctggtcggagagattaaccagtggtcggggatttttagtgggtcttttaaagaggttatgatgctttgtttggtctgaaaattggtatgtaggtagcGGGGAGTGTAAGGTAGGCCTTAGTTGTGTTGTTTTTTATGGTTGTTGGCTACAAGTGGTGGTTCGAGGGGAGTTAATTTGAAGGTAAAAAACATTCAAaagaatgtcaaagtaggatttcttTTTTGTGGGTCAATTCACTCACCTCAAACCAGCACTTACAACAAACAACCACAAAAAATAACACAACTACGGCCTATCTTACACTCCCCgctacctacataccaatt from Silene latifolia isolate original U9 population chromosome 3, ASM4854445v1, whole genome shotgun sequence harbors:
- the LOC141646734 gene encoding putative F-box/FBD/LRR-repeat protein At5g56810 isoform X1, translating into MMMTTSLPALESCLNDECKANGAGKENYDRLSELSEDILLSIVSSFTMKEVARLSLVSRRWEYIWHCFPHLIFEDPRAMDNIRRNWKAIVVERPDFVRMVDRVVEEHLGTAIDELRITFDLDKKWQSYVDKWAAFALDKQVKRLEFNFTSPWRYGRIRYGNGIVLPMCDEPLDLPPKFTGFKSFLTSLCLKYVNVTDEFMDYVSHSCPSLENLCIVGSKYLTRMSGAFDQVKHLEVTLCRNMKTIDISARTLRSFTMYSQHIQPRMAHASSLVEVSIGGYDDFYAVTYAIDSLALYLSQLLYLNLRISKKMILGIDHSAAMPKLQHLELQVVAYGNQSLRGWIPLILACPLLQKLTLKLNRITKKFDQPVYKWPGLPLKCLKTLEIVGYVGQTIDLGLAFFVLENASMLEEVIVTFVPRNYKTYDIDARERLVKLQDKIPQGVKLTTVN
- the LOC141646734 gene encoding putative FBD-associated F-box protein At5g56440 isoform X2, yielding MMMTTSLPALESCLNDECKANGAGKENYDRLSELSEDILLSIVSSFTMKEVARLSLVSRRWEYIWHCFPHLIFEDPRAMDNIRRNWKAIVVERPDFVRMVDRVVEEHLGTAIDELRITFDLDKKWQSYVDKWAAFALDKQVKRLEFNFTSPWRYGRIRYGNGIVLPMCDEPLDLPPKFTGFKSFLTSLCLKYVNVTDEFMDYVSHSCPSLENLCIVGSKYLTRMSGAFDQVKHLEVTLCRNMKTIDISARTLRSFTMYSQHIQPRMAHASSLVEVSIGGYDDFYAVTYAIDSLALYLSQLLYLNLRISKMILGIDHSAAMPKLQHLELQVVAYGNQSLRGWIPLILACPLLQKLTLKLNRITKKFDQPVYKWPGLPLKCLKTLEIVGYVGQTIDLGLAFFVLENASMLEEVIVTFVPRNYKTYDIDARERLVKLQDKIPQGVKLTTVN